In Candidatus Cohnella colombiensis, one DNA window encodes the following:
- the noc gene encoding nucleoid occlusion protein has product MKEPFSRLLGFSDRNVQEEVKQIAVRDIVPSPYQPRSVFDDDRLDELCQTIKTHGIIQPIVVRVREGKYELIAGERRWRAVTKLGLENIPALVREINDSQAASVSLIENLQREGLTSIEEAFAYQKLIDLHQLTQESLAQRLGKSQSTIANKIRLLQLGEAAKTALLERKITERHGRALLSLSDQSLQEKLLNEIMDKELNVKQTEMRIALYNEVAKPEKKKRITFTKDVRLALNTIRQSVDMVTGSGIPIKADERDCEDHYEIIIQIPKRKQ; this is encoded by the coding sequence ATGAAAGAACCGTTTTCTCGTTTGCTTGGTTTTTCTGACCGCAACGTACAAGAAGAAGTTAAACAAATTGCTGTTCGTGATATTGTTCCAAGTCCTTATCAACCTCGCTCCGTATTCGATGATGATCGATTAGATGAATTATGCCAGACGATTAAGACGCATGGCATTATTCAGCCAATTGTCGTCCGTGTCCGTGAAGGCAAATACGAACTGATCGCAGGGGAACGGCGCTGGAGAGCGGTAACGAAGCTAGGTTTGGAGAACATTCCAGCTCTCGTTAGAGAGATCAATGATTCTCAAGCAGCGTCGGTATCGTTAATTGAAAATCTGCAACGCGAAGGACTGACTTCAATTGAAGAAGCATTCGCATATCAGAAGTTGATTGATTTGCACCAATTAACGCAGGAAAGCCTTGCGCAACGACTGGGCAAGAGTCAATCGACAATTGCGAACAAAATTAGATTGCTTCAATTAGGTGAAGCTGCAAAAACTGCGCTATTAGAACGAAAAATCACGGAGAGACATGGCAGAGCGCTGTTGTCGTTATCGGATCAATCGTTGCAAGAGAAGCTTCTTAATGAAATTATGGATAAGGAGCTTAACGTCAAGCAGACGGAAATGCGAATCGCACTTTATAACGAAGTGGCGAAGCCGGAAAAGAAGAAACGGATAACGTTCACTAAAGATGTACGGCTAGCCTTAAACACGATTAGACAATCTGTTGATATGGTAACAGGCTCTGGTATTCCGATAAAAGCAGACGAACGTGACTGTGAAGATCATTATGAAATCATTATCCAAATTCCTAAGCGGAAGCAATAG
- a CDS encoding DUF951 domain-containing protein translates to MEKKTFELGDIVQMKKQHPCGANEMEIIRMGMDIRIKCVNCKHSILLPRVKFEKSLKKVLRSTAGDGSALSQADEQ, encoded by the coding sequence TTGGAAAAGAAGACATTCGAGCTGGGCGATATTGTACAAATGAAGAAGCAGCATCCTTGCGGTGCGAATGAGATGGAGATTATTCGGATGGGAATGGACATTCGAATTAAATGTGTGAACTGCAAGCACAGCATTCTATTGCCACGAGTGAAATTCGAGAAGAGCTTGAAGAAGGTGCTACGGTCAACGGCAGGTGATGGATCTGCCCTGTCTCAAGCAGATGAGCAGTGA
- a CDS encoding YjzC family protein has product MGEQRQFEPGQRAPNDGEYIEMGEDSFHMGINDPQHVTLQKGEKFPKTTNHNRKWIKHKAP; this is encoded by the coding sequence ATGGGTGAACAAAGACAATTTGAACCTGGGCAGCGTGCCCCAAATGATGGTGAATACATTGAAATGGGTGAAGATTCGTTCCATATGGGCATCAATGATCCCCAGCATGTAACGCTTCAGAAAGGGGAGAAATTCCCAAAGACGACTAATCACAATCGAAAATGGATCAAGCACAAAGCTCCTTAA
- a CDS encoding aminotransferase class V-fold PLP-dependent enzyme encodes MNKSLIYLDNAATTWPKPPQVWEAMERVMRESAANPGRGNHGMAVHASRVLFEGRKRLAKLFRIANPNDIAFTMNTTHGLNLAIQGLLKPGDHVIATSLEHNSVRRPLEALKRKLGITVTYVATDSKGNLRVDDVAAAIQKNTKLIAATHSSNLLGSIVPIAQLGELAKRNGIRLLVDAAQSAGVLPINVGEMGIDLLAFPGHKGLMGPQGTGGLYIAPDLDLEPLMYGGTGSKSESPEQPSVRPDRYEAGTPNTVGVAGLAEGVGFVLGETVQAIHAKEQQLVFELMEGLLHIPGLTILGPPIGEERTGIVSFVLSGVDPSELAYLLDQQFGIAVRAGFHCTPLGHETAGSYETGAVRASPGYYTTRTEIVSMVSAVREIQQSLSNRYQ; translated from the coding sequence ATGAACAAGTCGCTAATTTATTTGGATAACGCCGCGACAACATGGCCAAAGCCACCGCAGGTGTGGGAGGCGATGGAGAGAGTGATGCGAGAGAGTGCAGCAAATCCGGGTCGAGGCAACCACGGAATGGCTGTACATGCAAGTCGTGTGCTTTTCGAAGGACGCAAACGATTGGCTAAACTATTCCGGATTGCGAATCCGAATGATATTGCATTTACGATGAATACGACACATGGATTAAATCTTGCGATTCAAGGCTTGTTAAAGCCAGGAGATCATGTGATCGCGACTTCACTTGAGCACAATTCAGTAAGACGTCCACTAGAAGCATTAAAACGTAAGTTAGGTATTACAGTTACTTATGTAGCGACCGATTCGAAGGGTAACCTTCGTGTGGACGATGTAGCTGCAGCGATCCAGAAGAATACAAAGCTTATTGCTGCTACTCACAGCTCAAACCTGTTGGGAAGCATTGTCCCAATTGCGCAGCTCGGTGAGCTCGCTAAAAGGAATGGCATTAGACTGCTTGTCGATGCAGCGCAAAGTGCTGGCGTATTGCCGATTAATGTTGGAGAGATGGGAATTGATCTGCTTGCTTTTCCAGGACATAAAGGGCTGATGGGACCACAGGGTACTGGTGGCTTATACATCGCTCCAGACTTGGACCTTGAGCCCTTAATGTATGGGGGGACGGGTAGTAAGTCAGAGTCTCCAGAGCAACCGAGCGTACGGCCTGACCGTTACGAGGCCGGGACGCCGAATACTGTAGGTGTTGCTGGTCTTGCTGAAGGAGTAGGGTTTGTACTGGGTGAAACTGTACAAGCTATCCATGCGAAAGAACAGCAATTGGTGTTTGAATTAATGGAAGGTTTGTTACATATACCGGGGTTAACAATACTTGGTCCACCAATTGGAGAAGAGAGAACAGGCATTGTGTCATTCGTTCTGTCGGGTGTAGACCCTTCTGAACTTGCATACTTACTTGATCAGCAATTCGGGATCGCTGTTCGTGCAGGATTCCATTGCACACCGCTAGGACATGAAACTGCTGGCTCCTATGAGACAGGCGCAGTTCGAGCAAGCCCAGGATATTATACGACGAGGACGGAAATCGTATCAATGGTCAGTGCAGTTCGCGAAATACAACAATCATTATCGAACAGATACCAATAG
- a CDS encoding DUF4446 family protein, whose product MNEWNDQIAIIVAASEGLLLLILLIGMIVLSKKLKKLKTAHHKLMGETGVGNIEDAMNKLHEHLASVGLKQEQQEQLLAQHDRRLTTLKGNVGVHRFNAFSETGTDLSFSIAYVNDEQDGVVITGIHGREQTFLYAKPIEKGDSTYSLSPEEMKAISLALQKG is encoded by the coding sequence ATGAACGAGTGGAACGATCAGATCGCTATTATTGTTGCTGCAAGCGAAGGACTACTCCTTCTGATTCTGTTGATCGGAATGATTGTCTTGAGCAAAAAACTAAAAAAACTGAAAACGGCACATCATAAGTTAATGGGGGAAACTGGTGTTGGAAATATCGAGGACGCCATGAACAAGCTGCATGAACATCTTGCTTCAGTTGGTCTTAAACAGGAGCAACAAGAGCAGCTTTTAGCCCAGCACGACAGACGCCTAACCACATTAAAGGGCAATGTTGGCGTTCATCGCTTTAATGCATTTTCAGAAACGGGTACTGATCTAAGCTTCTCAATCGCCTACGTTAATGACGAACAAGATGGAGTTGTCATTACAGGCATTCACGGAAGGGAACAAACGTTCCTCTATGCTAAGCCGATTGAAAAAGGGGATTCCACCTATAGTCTATCTCCAGAGGAAATGAAGGCGATCAGTCTGGCATTGCAAAAGGGATAG
- the ssb gene encoding single-stranded DNA-binding protein, whose protein sequence is MLNRVILIGRLTKDPELRYTPAGVAVAQFTLAVDRGFSSNKEEREADFIPIVVWRQLAETCANYLRKGRLTAVEGRIQVRNYENNEGRRVYITEVIADNVRFLESANREGGSGGQARDEIGGGQGGYSGGGSRNNTGSRNSGSSNNDPFADDGRPIDISDDDLPF, encoded by the coding sequence ATGTTGAATCGAGTCATTCTTATTGGACGCTTGACCAAAGATCCCGAACTGCGTTATACGCCTGCAGGTGTCGCTGTTGCACAATTCACATTGGCAGTAGACCGTGGCTTCTCTAGTAACAAAGAGGAGCGGGAAGCGGATTTTATTCCGATTGTGGTTTGGAGACAATTAGCGGAAACTTGTGCGAACTACCTTCGTAAAGGTCGTTTGACTGCTGTAGAAGGGCGCATTCAGGTGCGCAACTACGAGAACAATGAAGGTAGAAGAGTCTATATAACCGAAGTGATCGCTGACAACGTTCGATTCTTGGAATCCGCTAACCGCGAAGGTGGCAGTGGCGGACAAGCAAGAGATGAAATTGGCGGTGGACAAGGCGGATATAGTGGTGGCGGAAGTCGCAACAACACAGGATCGCGCAATAGCGGAAGCAGTAACAATGATCCCTTTGCTGATGACGGGCGACCGATTGATATATCGGACGATGATTTGCCATTTTAA
- the rpsF gene encoding 30S ribosomal protein S6, with protein MRNYELMYIIRPDVEQDTVQAVVEKFQGIIVNGGEIVKHDIMGKRRLAYEINKHREGTYVLVHFTAPSTVVTELERVLKITDEVIRHIVVRDLTA; from the coding sequence ATGCGCAACTACGAGTTGATGTACATCATCCGTCCGGACGTGGAACAAGATACCGTTCAAGCTGTCGTGGAAAAATTCCAGGGCATCATCGTGAACGGCGGAGAAATCGTAAAGCACGACATTATGGGTAAACGTCGTCTAGCTTACGAAATCAACAAACACCGCGAAGGGACGTATGTGCTGGTGCATTTCACAGCGCCGTCGACAGTTGTTACGGAGCTTGAGCGTGTACTCAAGATCACCGATGAAGTGATTCGTCACATCGTCGTTAGAGACTTGACTGCGTAA
- a CDS encoding DUF3343 domain-containing protein, with product MLPLLIAFDSTQQALRAEMLLEYADIEIDIRPTPKEITAGCALSIEFPSSDLDQVKEIIQLENVEIRGVFQLTEQGYGQIV from the coding sequence ATATTACCACTATTGATTGCCTTCGACTCCACACAGCAAGCGTTAAGAGCAGAGATGCTACTTGAATATGCAGATATTGAAATTGATATCAGGCCGACACCTAAAGAGATTACGGCAGGCTGTGCATTATCTATTGAGTTTCCTAGCTCTGATTTGGATCAGGTGAAAGAAATCATTCAATTGGAAAATGTGGAGATCCGTGGCGTATTCCAATTGACCGAACAAGGATATGGACAAATTGTATAG
- a CDS encoding mechanosensitive ion channel family protein — translation MISLIATETVNSTSHLWEQFIKQIGDMLQDTKMWTSVAVVIGRIILILLASRIALRVINRIIDHTTNAKGNRRGKKLRTRRVQTVGRLLKNTAIYTINFIVILLILGEFHIQLAPLLAGAGIFGLAIGFGAQSLVKDIITGFFIILEDQFAVGDVIQTGNFKGTVEMIGLRATRIKSWTGEVHIIPNGLINEVSNFSVNNSLAVVDIFVAYEDQVEGAMSAIRAMLPKIEDPNLVSSPELLGIQAMASNEITLRIIAECKPNTHAIVSRRINAEVKRVFESEGMSVPYQRMLTVHKEDLIDRGGA, via the coding sequence ATGATCAGCTTAATCGCAACTGAGACCGTGAATTCTACAAGTCATCTGTGGGAGCAGTTTATTAAACAGATAGGGGACATGCTCCAAGATACGAAAATGTGGACCTCTGTGGCGGTTGTAATCGGTCGGATAATTCTCATTCTACTTGCGAGCCGCATTGCACTTCGTGTTATCAATCGGATTATCGATCATACGACGAATGCAAAGGGAAATCGCAGAGGGAAGAAGCTAAGAACGAGACGTGTGCAGACGGTTGGAAGATTGCTTAAGAACACAGCGATCTATACTATAAATTTCATCGTAATCTTATTGATATTAGGAGAGTTCCATATTCAACTTGCGCCACTACTTGCAGGGGCGGGGATCTTTGGACTTGCAATCGGTTTTGGTGCTCAGAGTCTAGTGAAGGATATTATTACGGGCTTTTTCATTATTTTGGAGGATCAGTTCGCAGTTGGTGATGTGATCCAGACCGGCAATTTTAAAGGGACAGTTGAGATGATCGGATTACGGGCGACTCGCATAAAAAGTTGGACAGGGGAAGTTCATATCATTCCGAACGGATTGATTAATGAAGTGTCTAACTTCTCAGTGAATAACTCCTTAGCGGTTGTCGATATCTTCGTTGCGTATGAGGATCAAGTTGAGGGAGCGATGAGTGCGATTCGTGCAATGCTGCCCAAGATAGAAGATCCAAACCTTGTCTCTTCTCCAGAGCTGCTAGGTATTCAGGCGATGGCTTCTAATGAGATTACACTACGCATTATTGCGGAATGTAAGCCTAATACACATGCGATCGTATCGCGCAGAATTAATGCGGAAGTGAAGCGTGTATTCGAGAGTGAAGGAATGTCTGTACCTTATCAACGGATGTTGACTGTGCACAAGGAAGACCTGATCGACCGAGGGGGAGCTTAA
- a CDS encoding AAA family ATPase, producing the protein MSKIIAVANQKGGVGKTTTAVNLGACLATLGRRVLIVDIDPQGNTTSGVGINKADVNYCIYDVLINEVPPKQAISETDIPNLHIIPATIQLAGAEIELVPIMSREVRLKKALAQVRKNYDYVLIDCPPSLGILTINSLTAADSVLIPIQCEFYALEGLSQLLNSIRLVQKHLNTSLQIEGVLLTMFDARTNLGIQVIEEVKKYFQQKVYQTVIPRNVRLSEAPSHGQSIITYDPKSKGAEVYLELAKEVIGYEQQAAR; encoded by the coding sequence GTGTCAAAAATAATTGCAGTTGCCAATCAAAAAGGTGGAGTAGGCAAAACGACTACGGCGGTTAATCTAGGTGCATGTCTTGCAACTTTAGGTCGCAGAGTTCTTATTGTTGATATCGATCCACAAGGCAACACAACGAGTGGTGTCGGCATTAACAAAGCTGACGTCAACTATTGTATTTATGATGTATTGATTAATGAAGTGCCTCCTAAACAGGCGATCTCTGAGACGGATATTCCCAATCTCCATATCATTCCTGCGACGATACAGTTAGCAGGTGCGGAGATTGAGCTCGTTCCAATCATGTCTCGTGAAGTTCGATTGAAAAAGGCGCTTGCGCAGGTCCGCAAAAATTATGACTATGTGTTGATTGATTGCCCGCCATCTCTTGGTATATTGACGATTAACTCGTTAACAGCAGCTGATTCTGTGCTTATTCCGATTCAGTGTGAGTTCTATGCGCTTGAGGGACTAAGTCAACTGCTCAACTCTATTCGGCTCGTTCAGAAGCATTTGAACACCTCTTTGCAGATCGAAGGAGTACTGTTGACGATGTTCGACGCACGAACGAATCTAGGTATTCAAGTCATTGAAGAGGTAAAGAAATATTTTCAACAGAAAGTATATCAGACGGTCATCCCGCGCAATGTGAGACTGAGTGAAGCTCCATCGCACGGTCAGTCAATCATCACTTATGATCCGAAATCCAAAGGCGCTGAAGTGTATCTTGAGCTAGCGAAGGAAGTGATTGGATATGAGCAGCAAGCGGCTAGGTAA
- the rsmG gene encoding 16S rRNA (guanine(527)-N(7))-methyltransferase RsmG: MDHIEEQFTEMLASISITLSARQLEQFNLYFKLLVEWNEKMNLTGITERAAVYEKHFYDSMTLARAVDLREKTSLVDIGSGAGFPSIPIAIVYPHLKVTIIDSLAKRIRFLEEVTGQLGLSQVSCLHSRAEDAARLTEHRDQYDVATARAVARLAALNELCLPFVRTNGLFIAMKGSDIKEELIESEYSAGRLNAQLERVEKLQLPTEGADRHLIITKKFRPTPVTYPRKSGLPIKSPLVKPGK; this comes from the coding sequence ATGGATCATATCGAAGAACAATTTACAGAAATGCTTGCGAGCATCAGTATCACGTTGTCTGCGAGGCAGCTTGAACAATTCAATCTTTATTTCAAACTGCTCGTAGAGTGGAATGAGAAGATGAACCTCACTGGCATTACAGAACGGGCCGCTGTATACGAGAAGCACTTTTATGACTCGATGACACTGGCACGGGCTGTTGATTTACGCGAGAAGACATCATTAGTTGATATTGGATCGGGCGCAGGTTTCCCATCCATTCCAATCGCCATCGTGTACCCACATCTCAAGGTTACGATTATTGATTCGCTCGCGAAGAGAATTCGGTTTCTTGAGGAAGTCACAGGGCAACTTGGATTATCACAAGTGTCGTGCCTGCACAGTCGAGCGGAGGATGCTGCGCGTCTTACGGAGCATCGAGATCAATACGATGTAGCGACTGCAAGAGCTGTAGCTCGATTAGCTGCTTTAAATGAGCTATGCTTACCTTTCGTCCGGACCAATGGACTGTTCATTGCAATGAAGGGCTCAGATATTAAAGAAGAATTGATAGAAAGCGAATATAGTGCAGGCAGGCTTAATGCCCAGCTTGAGCGCGTAGAAAAGCTTCAGTTGCCAACCGAAGGTGCAGACCGCCATTTAATTATTACTAAGAAGTTTCGGCCGACACCGGTCACTTATCCGCGAAAGTCTGGCTTACCAATTAAATCACCGTTAGTAAAACCGGGGAAGTAG
- a CDS encoding ParB/RepB/Spo0J family partition protein: MSSKRLGKGLDALITSLAIKEDDKVVEIPLTQLRANPYQPRKTFEPEAIKELAESIREHGVIQPIVVRQALKGFEIIAGERRFRASQLLGNPVIPAVVRAYNDQQVMEIALIENVQREDLNAIEVAVAYQGIMNQFGMTQEELSLKVGKSRSHIANFLRLLALPEEIKDYVSRGTLSMGHARALAGIKEDKQRLELAKQAVLHEWSVRELEEAVQGDESKRADKLKSKAKAKKRDPFIESIETSLQERFQTTVKIKHNKDKGKIELSYFNKNDLERLLELLEVLDAVK; the protein is encoded by the coding sequence ATGAGCAGCAAGCGGCTAGGTAAAGGACTTGATGCGCTAATTACTTCATTAGCGATCAAAGAAGATGATAAGGTAGTCGAAATTCCATTAACGCAGCTTAGGGCCAATCCATATCAGCCACGCAAAACGTTTGAGCCCGAAGCAATTAAGGAATTGGCAGAGTCGATTCGTGAGCATGGTGTCATTCAACCGATCGTCGTACGTCAGGCGTTAAAGGGTTTTGAAATCATTGCGGGGGAAAGACGTTTTCGGGCTTCTCAGTTATTAGGCAACCCTGTTATTCCTGCTGTCGTTAGAGCGTATAATGATCAGCAAGTGATGGAAATTGCCCTCATTGAGAACGTGCAACGTGAAGATCTTAATGCGATAGAGGTTGCGGTTGCTTATCAAGGCATTATGAATCAATTCGGAATGACACAAGAAGAGCTATCACTGAAGGTCGGTAAATCCCGTTCTCATATCGCTAACTTTCTAAGGTTGCTTGCATTGCCAGAAGAAATCAAAGATTACGTTTCACGTGGAACATTATCGATGGGACATGCACGGGCATTAGCGGGTATTAAAGAAGACAAGCAACGGCTGGAGCTTGCGAAACAAGCTGTCTTACACGAGTGGAGCGTACGTGAGCTTGAAGAAGCGGTGCAAGGCGATGAATCTAAGCGAGCTGATAAATTAAAGTCAAAGGCGAAAGCGAAGAAACGTGATCCTTTTATCGAAAGTATTGAAACATCGTTGCAAGAAAGGTTCCAGACAACGGTGAAAATAAAGCACAATAAAGATAAAGGGAAAATTGAGCTTTCCTACTTCAACAAAAATGATCTTGAGAGATTGCTTGAACTGCTAGAAGTGCTAGATGCAGTGAAGTAA
- the yyaC gene encoding spore protease YyaC has translation MNGLWEKRPSPATDTAVLSLKIPYHEPTVRTRLIHSLALHLESLSQDCRIVVVCVGTDRSTGDSLGPLVGSALARENSTLFDLYGTLDEPVHAMNLGDTLLRIMRSTQRPFVIAVDACLGQVSSVGSIQLGSGPVRPGAGVNKELPPVGDIHLTGIVNVGGFMEYFVLQNTRLNLVVKMSEIIAHSIFESVKRTRNPSIPFAMPD, from the coding sequence ATGAATGGCTTGTGGGAGAAACGTCCGAGCCCTGCAACGGATACAGCGGTGCTCTCTTTAAAAATTCCATATCATGAACCAACGGTACGCACTCGATTAATCCATTCGCTCGCGCTGCATCTCGAATCATTATCTCAAGACTGTCGAATTGTCGTCGTCTGTGTAGGCACAGATCGTTCCACTGGTGATTCATTAGGTCCCTTAGTTGGATCTGCTTTGGCTCGTGAAAATAGTACATTATTTGATTTATATGGGACGCTAGACGAACCTGTACACGCGATGAATTTAGGAGACACATTACTGAGAATTATGCGCTCGACCCAACGCCCTTTCGTCATTGCTGTTGACGCTTGTTTAGGTCAAGTTTCCAGCGTAGGCTCTATTCAACTAGGCTCTGGGCCCGTAAGGCCAGGTGCCGGTGTCAATAAAGAGCTTCCTCCTGTCGGAGACATCCATCTTACCGGAATCGTCAACGTTGGAGGATTCATGGAATATTTCGTCTTGCAAAATACTCGCCTAAACCTTGTTGTAAAGATGTCCGAAATTATTGCACACAGTATTTTCGAATCCGTGAAACGTACACGTAATCCTTCTATCCCTTTTGCAATGCCAGACTGA
- a CDS encoding aspartate/glutamate racemase family protein, whose protein sequence is MATRIGCLHAHYSNIAYIQNAIGSPDVDLMHFVDPGLIGRVTTDRGFSIEQAQNKVIEQLEWMAQCKVDAILITCTNYIALLDEGRLSTSLPIFKIDEPFFEAICAESGPQLLLFTNAATVDGTMRRLQEYAEHHHKQLGTIESRVIENTFELFIQGNQEQYASEIADYIKKHQADGQARMISVAQLSMVDAAEQVERDTGIAIGTPLKPLVSAITASVNK, encoded by the coding sequence ATGGCAACAAGAATAGGCTGCTTGCATGCACACTACTCTAACATTGCGTATATTCAAAATGCGATTGGCTCACCTGATGTAGATCTAATGCATTTTGTAGACCCAGGATTAATCGGTAGAGTTACAACGGACCGAGGCTTTAGCATTGAACAAGCGCAGAATAAGGTGATTGAACAACTGGAATGGATGGCCCAATGTAAGGTGGATGCGATTCTAATAACATGTACCAATTATATTGCGCTATTGGATGAGGGTCGTCTGAGTACGTCGCTACCTATCTTTAAGATTGATGAGCCCTTCTTTGAAGCCATCTGTGCAGAGAGCGGACCACAGTTATTGCTATTCACGAATGCTGCAACGGTAGATGGGACGATGAGGAGACTGCAGGAATATGCAGAGCATCATCATAAGCAACTAGGTACAATTGAGTCTCGTGTGATTGAGAATACATTTGAGTTGTTCATTCAAGGAAATCAGGAGCAGTATGCTAGTGAGATTGCAGACTACATTAAGAAGCATCAAGCGGATGGACAAGCAAGGATGATCTCAGTTGCTCAGCTATCTATGGTTGATGCAGCTGAACAGGTTGAGCGTGATACAGGGATTGCAATCGGAACACCGCTCAAGCCTTTGGTTTCAGCGATTACAGCAAGCGTGAACAAATAA